The DNA window ATAGCTTCAATAATAGCGTCCATTGTAACTCCCATATACAATAATATTCTGTAAGTTAATTGTTCTTTCTCAACGGATAACGCGTTCTAACTTAAGCCAAAATTGTCAAGATAAACATTTATAGTGGCATTCCCCCATTTTTTAAACCAGCCTAATTATCATCTGTAGAGGTTCGATGAGATCATACCTGTAAGGGGATGTATTGTAGAACGTGAGTCGGGATAAACAGAGGGAAAATGCTGCGGCTATGCGATAATATATAAAGACTGGAGGTTTTGATAAGTCTTTACTTTTGAAAGTAATGATCTGGATATTCTTCTGCCAGTTTTGTAATCAGCCCTTTGCATGAGTAGATAAAGTACAGAGCCAGAGAAAGAAGCGTATTCAGGTTCTTGAGCCCGGTATAGCTTGCCAGACGCATACCTTTCCACTTCAGATCTTGCTTCATTTGGCGATGTGATTCTTCAATAGCCCAACGTTTACGATAGCTGGTGTAGGCTTTATTGATAATCTGATCTTCAGTAAGAGTGTTATCGTTAAAGTCACAAAGCAGATAGAAGTCTCGGCCTTTCTGTTTTCCATTCTTGAACTTTCGAAGGACTACGAGATTAACTTCAACCCAGTTAGCATTCTTTTTGGGGTGATAGCGTTTCAGATCCTGCGAGGACTTGTCGCCGAAGAGCTTGCGCAAGAATTTTTCCAACATAAATATATCTATCCTTTGCCGATGCCACGCGCAGCAAGCCCCGCGGACACCATAATATGCATGTTTCTCATAATGGGAACACAGCCCAAGTTTCGCACGAAATTAGTCAAAATTGCAATTTTGTGCTCGTAAGTCATTGATAAATAGACAGCGCGCTTCCCAAAAACAGCAAAAAATAACCAAAACGGTAACCATAATAAATCTTGACATATATTCGGCTCTTAATAACCTGGCGACATGTTTATAAGAAAGAAAGTTTCAACGAACCCAAGTAACGGTAAGGTATATACTTACTACCAGTTAATC is part of the Candidatus Cloacimonadaceae bacterium genome and encodes:
- a CDS encoding transposase, encoding MLEKFLRKLFGDKSSQDLKRYHPKKNANWVEVNLVVLRKFKNGKQKGRDFYLLCDFNDNTLTEDQIINKAYTSYRKRWAIEESHRQMKQDLKWKGMRLASYTGLKNLNTLLSLALYFIYSCKGLITKLAEEYPDHYFQK